In Platichthys flesus chromosome 21, fPlaFle2.1, whole genome shotgun sequence, the following are encoded in one genomic region:
- the LOC133932746 gene encoding collagen alpha-1(XVIII) chain-like isoform X5 yields the protein MSSRTPPWFFGLFLLLLGFCCRRSSAYQPLDERGSQGALDLTELIGVPLPPSVSFVTGFEGYPAYSFGPDANVGRLTKSFIPDPFYNDFAVTVVAKPTTRRGGVLFAITDAYQKIVHLGVALSEVEDGSQKVVLYYTDPGTTAGTQEAASFKMSDLTGRWARFTLTVQGAEVRLYMDCEEYHRVAFVRSPRSLTFEASSGIFVGNAGGTGLEKFVGSIQQLVLKSDPTAPDDQCEEDDPYASGYGSGDDAYDDAEEREEVKKIVEEREYTMPFPELDPTYSTPILAPPTEPSIRSSYDDDEDMEETSGQEEAKSTVRVQSSLMATPASTLDSSLQLSPGTKGERGDPGPAGPPGPPGLPGQASGDGEGGEPGPRGPQGPPGPTGPAGAPGKDGQPGTKGETGLLGATGIPGFPGLQGEPGLKGEKGDLGVGVAGPPGPPGPPGRTSSGSMFMEGSGFEDFDSDAELIRGAPGLPGPPGEPGTPGTSSGDVFPGPPGVPGRDGKDGVMGEPGLPGADGKDGDPGSAGEKGDKGVPGGSGQPGPKGDQGPAGIPGFPGSEGPEGQPGPRGPPGPPGPPGRALTLDYEDLEGSAMRGGLGSALSPGPQGLPGAPGRNGKDGLDGAPGKPGQKGDTGPAGRPGFPGLDGPKGEEGAKGDKGDSGPKGEMGLSVPGPAGPPGPPGPVVNLQDLLLNDTDGAFNFSGFFDAQGSAGPKGDIGLPGIQGPPGLRGEKGEPGFIMAADGAMMTGLAGPAGPNGIKGDHGVAGPPGVQGPVGPPGPKGEFGFPGRAGRPGPMGLKGDRGDSAGLQGAPGPPGPPGRPGMFNCPKGTVFPVPPRPHCKMALNPNGSVAVGNCQTGVKGSKGERGLPGMPSPPSTLMPRGTWWPRGDQGMKGEKGDKGETGMLGQTGNPGRQGLVGPKGESVMGPPGHPGVPGSPGVPGYGRPGPVGPPGPPGPPAPYSSSPRYGSSAALTMSGAPGPPGPPGPPGSSSGNSASLKTFSTRESMMQNTFRDAEGTLSYVTASGSLFLKVSQGWKEIQLGSLIYLSSNIIPQDEPRVAYQIRGDTIERITSVKERLNLVALNQPHSGGLMGLDTADRMCYEQAKAMGLAPNYRAFISSHRQDLVHVVYPGFRENLPVTNLRGDVMFRNWRAIFSGDGGPVNSRIPIYSFDGRDVLADPFWPEKNIWHGSTSRGFRVMDKHCETWQADHVSVMGQSSSLTSGLLLGQQTRSCSNEYIVLCIETHKNP from the exons AGCGCGGTTCCCAGGGAGCCTTGGACCTCACGGAGCTGATCGGcgtccccctccctccctccgtctccttcGTCACCGGGTTCGAGGGTTACCCGGCGTACAGCTTCGGACCGGACGCCAACGTGGGCCGCCTCACGAAGTCCTTCATCCCCGACCCGTTCTACAATGACTTCGCCGTCACGGTCGTGGCCAAACCCACCACGCGGCGTGGGGGCGTGCTGTTCGCCATCACGGATGCTTATCAAAAA ATTGTGCACTTAGGTGTAGCGCTGTCAGAAGTGGAGGATGGTTCCCAGAAGGTTGTGCTGTACTACACTGACCCAGGGACGACAGCCGGGACCCAGGAAGCAGCTTCCTTCAAGATGTCCGACCTGACGGGAAGATGGGCGAGGTTCACCCTGACGGTGCAGGGGGCGGAG GTGCGTCTCTACATGGACTGTGAGGAGTATCACCGGGTCGCCTTCGTCAGGAGTCCACGGTCTCTGACGTTCGAGGCCAGCTCGGGGATCTTTGTGGGAAACGCCGGCGGCACGGGCCTGGAGAAGTTTGTG ggCTCCATCCAGCAGCTGGTGTTAAAGTCAGATCCCACGGCCCCAGATGACCAGTGTGAGGAGGACGATCCTTAT gCCTCTGGATATGGAAGTGGTGATGATGCCTATGACGAcgctgaagaaagagaagaagtgaaaaagattgtggaggagagagagtacACCAtg CCCTTCCCGGAGCTGGACCCAACTTACAGCACGCCGATCCTGGCTCCGCCCACTGAGCCGTCCATTCGCAGCAGTTATGACGATGAtgaagacatggaggagacgtcTGGACAAGAGGAGGCGAAGAGCACAGTCAGAG TTCAATCTTCTCTGATGGCGACTCCAGCCTCAACCCTGGACTCt TCCCTCCAGTTGTCTCCGGGCACGAAAGGCGAGCGAGGGGATCCAGGTCCGGCCGGCCCACCTGGACCCCCTGGCCTCCCAGGACAAGCCTcaggagacggagagggaggggagcCGGGACCCCGGGGGCCACAGGGGCCACCGGGACCCACAGGTCCAGCTGGAGCACCGGGGAAAGATGGACAGCCT GGAACTAAAGGTGAAACTGGTTTGCTG GGTGCAACTGGGATTCCAGGATTCCCAGGACTTCAGGGAGAGCCTGGTCTTAAGggagaaaag GGTGATCTGGGTGTAGGAGTAGCGGGTCCTCCGGGGCCTCCTGGACCTCCAGGTCGAACCAGCTCAGGGTCCATGTTCATG GAGGGGTCAGGATTTGAAGACTTTGACAGTGATGCAGAACTTATTCGG GGAGCTCCAGGGCTTCCCGGCCCACCTGGAGAGCCAGGGACCCCAGGGACCTCGTCCGGAGACGTCTTCCCTGGACCACCTGGGGTTCCTGGGAGAGATGGGAAGGATGGAGTGATGGGCGAACCTGGACTTCCT GGAGCGGATGGAAAAGATGGCGATCCAGGTTCTGCTGGCGAGAAGGGAGACAAG GGAGTCCCCGGTGGGAGCGGCCAACCAGGACCTAAG GGAGACCAGGGCCCTGCAGGGATCCCAGGCTTCCCAGGGTCAGAGGGTCCAGAAGGGCAGCCCGGTCCCAGGGGTCCACCGGGCCCCCCCGGACCCCCTGGAAGAGCCCTCACATTGGACTATGAG GACCTGGAAGGATCTGCCATGCGGGGGGGATTAGGTTCTGCCCTCTCCCCAGGACCACAG GGTCTCCCTGGAGCTCCAGGACGAAAT gGTAAAGACGGTTTAGACGGCGCTCCAGGAAAACCGGGTCAAAAG GGGGACACAGGTCCTGCAGGACGACCAGGGTTTCCAGGACTGGACGGGCCGAAAGGGGAAGAG GGAGCAAAGGGGGACAAAGGGGATTCAGGACCAAAG GGTGAGATGGGACTCAGTGTTCCCGGCCCTGCAGGACCACCTGGACCTCCTGGACCCGTCGTCAACCTCCAGGAT CTTCTACTCAACGACACGGACGGTGCCTTCAACTTCTCAGGGTTTTTTGATGCTCAGGGATCTGCT GGTCCGAAGGGAGACATTGGGTTGCCAGGTATTCAAGGACCTCCAGGACTTAGA GGTGAAAAGGGCGAGCCAGGTTTCATCATGGCAGCGGATGGAGCCATGATGACAGGCCTGGCGGGTCCTGCGGGACCAAACGGAATCAAG ggaGATCACGGTGTAGCTGGACCCCCTGGTGTTCAA GGACCAGTGGGACCCCCGGGGCCTAAAGGAGAGTTTGGTTTTCCTGGAAGAGCT ggtCGTCCAGGCCCGATGGGACTGAAAGGAGACAGAGGGGACTCTGCTGGGCTGCAG GGAGCTCCAGGCCCCCCTGGACCACCGGGCCGCCCAGGGATGTTCAACTGCCCCAAAGGA ACAGTTTTCCCCGTCCCTCCCAGACCCCACTGCAAAATGGCT CTTAATCCCAATGGAAGCGTCGCAGTCG GAAACTGTCAGACGGGAGTGAAAGGAtcgaagggagagagaggccttCCTGGGATGCCATCTCCACCAA GTACTTTGATGCCCAGAGGAACCTGG TGGCCAAGGGGTGACCAGGGAATGAAAGGGGAGAAGGGAGACAAGGGAGAGACCGGTATGCTGGGGCAAACTGGAAACCCCGGTAGACAAGGACTGGTG GGTCCTAAAGGTGAGTCTGTGATGGGCCCTCCAGGCCACCCTGGGGTGCCCGGCTCACCTGGTGTCCCAGGTTATGGGAGACCTGGTCCTGTTGGTCCTCCTGGGCCACCAGGGCCTCCAGCACCCTATTCGTCATCCCCAAGATACGGCTCCTCAG CAGCTTTGACCATGAGTGGCGCTCCTGGACCTCCTGGACCACCAGGACCTCCTGGATCTTCTTCGGGTAACTCAGCATCT CTGAAAACCTTTTCTACTCGTGAGAGCATGATGCAGAACACGTTCAGGGACGCGGAGGGAACTCTGTCCTACGTCACGGCATCAGGAAGTCTCTTCCTCAAGGTTTCCCAGGGATGGAAAGAGATACAG CTCGGCAGCCTGATCTACCTCTCCAGTAACATCATTCCACAGGACGAG CCTCGAGTTGCATATCAGATCAGAGGAGACACGATAGAAAGAATAACTTCAGTTAAAGAGAGG CTCAACCTGGTGGCCCTGAACCAGCCTCACTCCGGGGGCCTGATGGGGCTCGACACGGCCGACCGCATGTGTTACGAGCAGGCCAAGGCGATGGGCTTGGCTCCAAACTACCGCGCCTTCATCTCCTCCCACAGGCAGGACCTGGTCCATGTGGTCTACCCTGGCTTCCGTGAAAATCTGCCCGTCACCAACCTCAGG GGAGACGTGATGTTCAGGAACTGGCGAGCGATTTTCAGCGGCGATGGAGGACCAGTAAATTCCAGGATACCAATCTACTCCTTTGATGGCCGGGACGTTTTAGCTGACCCCTTCTG GCCTGAGAAGAACATCTGGCACGGCTCCACCAGCAGGGGTTTCCGAGTGATGGACAAACACTGTGAGACGTGGCAAGCGGACCACGTGTCCGTCATGGGTCAGTCGTCCAGCCTGACCTCAGGGCTGCTCCTGGGCCAGCAGACGCGAAGCTGTTCCAACGAGTACATCGTCCTCTGCATCGAGACCCACAAAAACCCTTAG
- the LOC133932746 gene encoding collagen alpha-1(XVIII) chain-like isoform X4, giving the protein MSSRTPPWFFGLFLLLLGFCCRRSSAYQPLDERGSQGALDLTELIGVPLPPSVSFVTGFEGYPAYSFGPDANVGRLTKSFIPDPFYNDFAVTVVAKPTTRRGGVLFAITDAYQKIVHLGVALSEVEDGSQKVVLYYTDPGTTAGTQEAASFKMSDLTGRWARFTLTVQGAEVRLYMDCEEYHRVAFVRSPRSLTFEASSGIFVGNAGGTGLEKFVGSIQQLVLKSDPTAPDDQCEEDDPYASGYGSGDDAYDDAEEREEVKKIVEEREYTMPFPELDPTYSTPILAPPTEPSIRSSYDDDEDMEETSGQEEAKSTVRVQSSLMATPASTLDSSQSLQLSPGTKGERGDPGPAGPPGPPGLPGQASGDGEGGEPGPRGPQGPPGPTGPAGAPGKDGQPGTKGETGLLGATGIPGFPGLQGEPGLKGEKGDLGVGVAGPPGPPGPPGRTSSGSMFMEGSGFEDFDSDAELIRGAPGLPGPPGEPGTPGTSSGDVFPGPPGVPGRDGKDGVMGEPGLPGADGKDGDPGSAGEKGDKGVPGGSGQPGPKGDQGPAGIPGFPGSEGPEGQPGPRGPPGPPGPPGRALTLDYEDLEGSAMRGGLGSALSPGPQGLPGAPGRNGKDGLDGAPGKPGQKGDTGPAGRPGFPGLDGPKGEEGAKGDKGDSGPKGEMGLSVPGPAGPPGPPGPVVNLQDLLLNDTDGAFNFSGFFDAQGSAGPKGDIGLPGIQGPPGLRGEKGEPGFIMAADGAMMTGLAGPAGPNGIKGDHGVAGPPGVQGPVGPPGPKGEFGFPGRAGRPGPMGLKGDRGDSAGLQGAPGPPGPPGRPGMFNCPKGTVFPVPPRPHCKMALNPNGSVAVGNCQTGVKGSKGERGLPGMPSPPSTLMPRGTWWPRGDQGMKGEKGDKGETGMLGQTGNPGRQGLVGPKGESVMGPPGHPGVPGSPGVPGYGRPGPVGPPGPPGPPAPYSSSPRYGSSAALTMSGAPGPPGPPGPPGSSSGNSASLKTFSTRESMMQNTFRDAEGTLSYVTASGSLFLKVSQGWKEIQLGSLIYLSSNIIPQDEPRVAYQIRGDTIERITSVKERLNLVALNQPHSGGLMGLDTADRMCYEQAKAMGLAPNYRAFISSHRQDLVHVVYPGFRENLPVTNLRGDVMFRNWRAIFSGDGGPVNSRIPIYSFDGRDVLADPFWPEKNIWHGSTSRGFRVMDKHCETWQADHVSVMGQSSSLTSGLLLGQQTRSCSNEYIVLCIETHKNP; this is encoded by the exons AGCGCGGTTCCCAGGGAGCCTTGGACCTCACGGAGCTGATCGGcgtccccctccctccctccgtctccttcGTCACCGGGTTCGAGGGTTACCCGGCGTACAGCTTCGGACCGGACGCCAACGTGGGCCGCCTCACGAAGTCCTTCATCCCCGACCCGTTCTACAATGACTTCGCCGTCACGGTCGTGGCCAAACCCACCACGCGGCGTGGGGGCGTGCTGTTCGCCATCACGGATGCTTATCAAAAA ATTGTGCACTTAGGTGTAGCGCTGTCAGAAGTGGAGGATGGTTCCCAGAAGGTTGTGCTGTACTACACTGACCCAGGGACGACAGCCGGGACCCAGGAAGCAGCTTCCTTCAAGATGTCCGACCTGACGGGAAGATGGGCGAGGTTCACCCTGACGGTGCAGGGGGCGGAG GTGCGTCTCTACATGGACTGTGAGGAGTATCACCGGGTCGCCTTCGTCAGGAGTCCACGGTCTCTGACGTTCGAGGCCAGCTCGGGGATCTTTGTGGGAAACGCCGGCGGCACGGGCCTGGAGAAGTTTGTG ggCTCCATCCAGCAGCTGGTGTTAAAGTCAGATCCCACGGCCCCAGATGACCAGTGTGAGGAGGACGATCCTTAT gCCTCTGGATATGGAAGTGGTGATGATGCCTATGACGAcgctgaagaaagagaagaagtgaaaaagattgtggaggagagagagtacACCAtg CCCTTCCCGGAGCTGGACCCAACTTACAGCACGCCGATCCTGGCTCCGCCCACTGAGCCGTCCATTCGCAGCAGTTATGACGATGAtgaagacatggaggagacgtcTGGACAAGAGGAGGCGAAGAGCACAGTCAGAG TTCAATCTTCTCTGATGGCGACTCCAGCCTCAACCCTGGACTCt TCTCAGTCCCTCCAGTTGTCTCCGGGCACGAAAGGCGAGCGAGGGGATCCAGGTCCGGCCGGCCCACCTGGACCCCCTGGCCTCCCAGGACAAGCCTcaggagacggagagggaggggagcCGGGACCCCGGGGGCCACAGGGGCCACCGGGACCCACAGGTCCAGCTGGAGCACCGGGGAAAGATGGACAGCCT GGAACTAAAGGTGAAACTGGTTTGCTG GGTGCAACTGGGATTCCAGGATTCCCAGGACTTCAGGGAGAGCCTGGTCTTAAGggagaaaag GGTGATCTGGGTGTAGGAGTAGCGGGTCCTCCGGGGCCTCCTGGACCTCCAGGTCGAACCAGCTCAGGGTCCATGTTCATG GAGGGGTCAGGATTTGAAGACTTTGACAGTGATGCAGAACTTATTCGG GGAGCTCCAGGGCTTCCCGGCCCACCTGGAGAGCCAGGGACCCCAGGGACCTCGTCCGGAGACGTCTTCCCTGGACCACCTGGGGTTCCTGGGAGAGATGGGAAGGATGGAGTGATGGGCGAACCTGGACTTCCT GGAGCGGATGGAAAAGATGGCGATCCAGGTTCTGCTGGCGAGAAGGGAGACAAG GGAGTCCCCGGTGGGAGCGGCCAACCAGGACCTAAG GGAGACCAGGGCCCTGCAGGGATCCCAGGCTTCCCAGGGTCAGAGGGTCCAGAAGGGCAGCCCGGTCCCAGGGGTCCACCGGGCCCCCCCGGACCCCCTGGAAGAGCCCTCACATTGGACTATGAG GACCTGGAAGGATCTGCCATGCGGGGGGGATTAGGTTCTGCCCTCTCCCCAGGACCACAG GGTCTCCCTGGAGCTCCAGGACGAAAT gGTAAAGACGGTTTAGACGGCGCTCCAGGAAAACCGGGTCAAAAG GGGGACACAGGTCCTGCAGGACGACCAGGGTTTCCAGGACTGGACGGGCCGAAAGGGGAAGAG GGAGCAAAGGGGGACAAAGGGGATTCAGGACCAAAG GGTGAGATGGGACTCAGTGTTCCCGGCCCTGCAGGACCACCTGGACCTCCTGGACCCGTCGTCAACCTCCAGGAT CTTCTACTCAACGACACGGACGGTGCCTTCAACTTCTCAGGGTTTTTTGATGCTCAGGGATCTGCT GGTCCGAAGGGAGACATTGGGTTGCCAGGTATTCAAGGACCTCCAGGACTTAGA GGTGAAAAGGGCGAGCCAGGTTTCATCATGGCAGCGGATGGAGCCATGATGACAGGCCTGGCGGGTCCTGCGGGACCAAACGGAATCAAG ggaGATCACGGTGTAGCTGGACCCCCTGGTGTTCAA GGACCAGTGGGACCCCCGGGGCCTAAAGGAGAGTTTGGTTTTCCTGGAAGAGCT ggtCGTCCAGGCCCGATGGGACTGAAAGGAGACAGAGGGGACTCTGCTGGGCTGCAG GGAGCTCCAGGCCCCCCTGGACCACCGGGCCGCCCAGGGATGTTCAACTGCCCCAAAGGA ACAGTTTTCCCCGTCCCTCCCAGACCCCACTGCAAAATGGCT CTTAATCCCAATGGAAGCGTCGCAGTCG GAAACTGTCAGACGGGAGTGAAAGGAtcgaagggagagagaggccttCCTGGGATGCCATCTCCACCAA GTACTTTGATGCCCAGAGGAACCTGG TGGCCAAGGGGTGACCAGGGAATGAAAGGGGAGAAGGGAGACAAGGGAGAGACCGGTATGCTGGGGCAAACTGGAAACCCCGGTAGACAAGGACTGGTG GGTCCTAAAGGTGAGTCTGTGATGGGCCCTCCAGGCCACCCTGGGGTGCCCGGCTCACCTGGTGTCCCAGGTTATGGGAGACCTGGTCCTGTTGGTCCTCCTGGGCCACCAGGGCCTCCAGCACCCTATTCGTCATCCCCAAGATACGGCTCCTCAG CAGCTTTGACCATGAGTGGCGCTCCTGGACCTCCTGGACCACCAGGACCTCCTGGATCTTCTTCGGGTAACTCAGCATCT CTGAAAACCTTTTCTACTCGTGAGAGCATGATGCAGAACACGTTCAGGGACGCGGAGGGAACTCTGTCCTACGTCACGGCATCAGGAAGTCTCTTCCTCAAGGTTTCCCAGGGATGGAAAGAGATACAG CTCGGCAGCCTGATCTACCTCTCCAGTAACATCATTCCACAGGACGAG CCTCGAGTTGCATATCAGATCAGAGGAGACACGATAGAAAGAATAACTTCAGTTAAAGAGAGG CTCAACCTGGTGGCCCTGAACCAGCCTCACTCCGGGGGCCTGATGGGGCTCGACACGGCCGACCGCATGTGTTACGAGCAGGCCAAGGCGATGGGCTTGGCTCCAAACTACCGCGCCTTCATCTCCTCCCACAGGCAGGACCTGGTCCATGTGGTCTACCCTGGCTTCCGTGAAAATCTGCCCGTCACCAACCTCAGG GGAGACGTGATGTTCAGGAACTGGCGAGCGATTTTCAGCGGCGATGGAGGACCAGTAAATTCCAGGATACCAATCTACTCCTTTGATGGCCGGGACGTTTTAGCTGACCCCTTCTG GCCTGAGAAGAACATCTGGCACGGCTCCACCAGCAGGGGTTTCCGAGTGATGGACAAACACTGTGAGACGTGGCAAGCGGACCACGTGTCCGTCATGGGTCAGTCGTCCAGCCTGACCTCAGGGCTGCTCCTGGGCCAGCAGACGCGAAGCTGTTCCAACGAGTACATCGTCCTCTGCATCGAGACCCACAAAAACCCTTAG